ATTGCGATTGCCCATTTGTTTGGAATGGAAACTGCCGAAACCGCGCTTTTCATTCAGCGTACGATTTTTGTACTTGGAATTGCATGCCTCATTCAAGCCTTTATAGGGCATCGACTGCCAATCAATGAAGGACCAGCAGGATTATGGTGGGGTATTTTCGTCGTTTACGCAGGAATGGTAAGCATTGCATATCCTACGGCCCGGGACGCCCTGCAAGCCTTGCAAAGTGGAATGCTAGTCAGCGGCGTCCTTTTTATTATATTGGCGATTAGTGGATTGATAACGAAAATGAAAAATCTATTCACGCCGTCAGTTACATTTACATATTTAATGCTTCTCACTTTGCAGTTAAGCGGTACTTTCCTTAAAGGGATGGTAGGTGTTGACAGCGTAGGGGATAAGATCGACGGTCTTTTATTCCTTGGGAGTTTTGCAGTCTTACTTGTAACGTTCATGACAATGAACAATAAATTTTCTTGGGTCTCCAGATATTCCGTTCTATTGTCAATCGGCTTCGGTTGGATTCTTTTTCTTCTTATCGGTAAGGCAGATAGTGTAAAGCTTGAGGTTGGACAATGGATAAGTTTTCCTGATCTATTTGTGTACGGGAAGCCGGTTTGGGATAGCGGCATGTTCATCACTGCAGGTTTTATCACGCTTTTGCTGATTGCGAATATGATGGCGTCCATCCGGGTAATGGAAAGTTTGCTTAAGCAATCTTTTTCGATCACTCCGCCGGATCGAATGAAGCAGGGGGCAATCGCTTCCGGGATCAATCATCTATTCGCGGGATTTTTTTCGGCCATCGGACCTGTTCCGATTTCCGGTGCGGCAGGATTTGTAGGAGCGACAAGGATGGCTACACTTATACCGTTCATTACTGGCAGTGTTCTCGTTGTACTAATAACGCTCATTCCATCAATCATGTCGGTTTTTGCTGTTTTGCCTGCACCGGTTGCATATGCCGTCACATTTGCCATTTTTACGAAAATGGTGGAAATGGCATTCCGTGAACTTGCTGCCGAGCCGAAACAGGAACGTGCCTATAAGGTGACAGCCGTCGGACTGATGATTGGCATAGGTATCATGTTCATCCCGCAGGAAAGCATGTCAGATCTGCCGAATGCCCTTGCGGCCGTTTTATCAAACGGTCTCATTATCGGCACAATCATTGCAATCATAATGGAACAATTCTATCTGTGGAATGAACGGAGCAGAGTATAATGGCGCAGGGAAAAGGCTGTCAATCACTTGAAAAAGCGATTGACAGCCTGTTATTTTGATTTCATAACCTCGATGGAATGATTCAACTGCAATAATTGCTCATAAGCATCGTCAATGGAATCGGCATAGATGACAAAGTCATTTTCATATGGATGTTTTGTCGTTGAGTGCTCATAGCGGGGATCGTAGTAGTATTCAAGCAATAGCGTAACTGCCGCCTTGAACTTTCCTTCGTCCAAATTTTCTTCGATCTCTTTTGCGATCGGTACATGGATGCGTCGTTTGATTAGATTAAACGCTTCAACGAACTTCTCTCCGACTTCCCATGGATTATAATCAGCCAAAATGTTAGTAACCCGTTGCTCGAGTGGTAGGTTGATGAATACATGGATTCCATTTTCCTTTTTGTTAAATAGGAAAGAGGGGATCAGTACTTTGCCAATCCGTTTACTTTCACCTTCGATATAAACGAAAGCTTCTTCCTTCACCTTTAGCAGTTCATGAATTAGCAATGAATCGAATTTTTTTTGGTTATTCGGCACAAGCCCGATTTGACCGAAGATGGAACCTCGATGTCCTGCGAGCTGTTCCAGATTGATGGAAGGATGACCTTCATCAGCGAGCCGTTTCAATAGAACAGTCTTGCCTGATCCGGTATATCCATTCAATACGATCAGTTTCGGTGTAAAAACTTCCTTTTCCAATTCCTTTACAACCCATTGGCGATATGTCCGGATTCCGCCGCTTAACCGATTTGCTTGGATGCCCATTAAATCAAGGACGGTTGCGGCTGTTTTGCTTCGCATACCGCCGCGCCAGCAAAAGACAGTCTTAGGAGTATCTATCATTTTAAATTGTCGAATGAAAGAAGGAAGTTTAGCTGCGAAAATCTCCAGTCCCCGTTCATTAGCAGCTTCTTTGCTGACCTGTTTATAAAGAGTACCAATTTCTGCCCGTTCCTCATCGGTAAAGACAGGGATGTTTATACTGCCTGGAATTGTCGCTTCGCTAAACTCGGATGGAGATCGGACATCAATGATAGTATGTGGCTCTCTCTCCATTGATGAAAATAGGTCTTGTAAACTAATATCTCTAATCAACGTTTTTCACCTTCTATTATAAGGGTCATTCAACAGTAATCTTTCCTGGATGTTCGCCCGTAACTTCTCCGATTATGGTTGCGTTGACGCCGTTTGCAGTCATCTCGTCAACTAGCTGATCGGCTTCATTAGCCGATACTGCAATGAGGAGACCACCTGAAGTCACTGCGTCACACAAAATATAACGGTCCAATTGATCAAGTTTCTCGGAGTAGGTGACCGAATCAGCAACATGGGCATAGTTGCTTTTCGTGCCTCCTGGAATCCTTCCTTCTTCTGCAAGCTCTTTCGTGCGGGGAAGGACAGGTACTTGCTCATAGAAAATCCGTATGCCCGCATTACTTGCTTTAGCCATTTCAGTCGCATGCCCTAGCAAACCGAATCCGGTGACATCGGTAGCTCCATGAACCTCATAGGCGGACATCACTTCTGCCGCTGTCTTGTTCAGAGTCGTCATAATTGAGGTTACTTGTGTTATTTCCTCAACTGAAAGTGCGCCATGTTTTAATGAAGTTGTATAAATCCCTACTCCAATCGGTTTCGTCAATACCAACTTGTCGCCTGCTTTTGCACCAGCATTTGTACGTATGTGATCAGGATGGACAGCGCCTGTTACTGCTAATCCAAATTTAGGTTCTTGATCGTCAATGGAATGTCCACCGACAAGTGTGACACCGGCTTCTCTTAACTTGTCACCGGCCCCGCGTAAAATATCGGTAAGGATGTTCTTGTCCAACTTTGAAATTGGAAATGCCACGATATTAAGAGCAGTTATTGGCTTCCCGCCCATTGCGTATACATCACTAATTGCATTCGTTGCAGCAATTTGCCCGAAATCATAAGGATTGTCGACAATTGGAGTGAAAAAGTTAAGCGTTTGCACGATTGCAATATCATCAGTAAGTTTATAAACGCCGGCATCGTCACTCGTATCAAGACCGACTAGAAGGTTGGGATCAAAGGCGGCAGGGGGAAGAGATTGAAGAACCTGTGATAGGTCGGCGGGACCAATTTTACAGCCGCACCCCCCTTTTGATGTAAGTGAGGTAAGTTTTACAGAATTAATTGTATTCATCAGCTATTCCGCCTTTCAAGATTAGTTATTAAATAGTTTAGCACACTGGATACATACGTATAGTGTGCCAAGTTTGCAATAATGCTTCCTCTAAATCCAACCCATTGGGCGGGAATTGAATAAATATTAGTGGTACATTTGTATAAAGAAATATGAGGAGGTTAAGAGATGAATACTTTTTCGATGGTTATCGACGGAAAAGAAGTCGGCAAAGACCTTAAGACAATTGATGTCATTAATCCTGCAACTGGAGAATCGATTGCAACCGTTCCTCAGGGAGGGGCGAAAGAAGCCATTTTAGCTGTGGATGCAGCATATGATGCATTTCAAAAATGGTCCGCTCTTTCCGCATATGATCGGAGTTCATTGTTGGTGAAATGGCATGAGTTGATTGATATGCATATGGAAGACCTTGCGCACACGATGACGGAGGAGCAAGGGAAACCGCTATCAGAGGCAAAGGGCGAAATAAAGTACGCAAATGGATTTATTTCTTGGTATGCGGAGGAAGCAAAGCGTAT
The sequence above is drawn from the Sporosarcina luteola genome and encodes:
- a CDS encoding purine/pyrimidine permease, which codes for MKTVVGGMQWAVFLIASSIAAPIAIAHLFGMETAETALFIQRTIFVLGIACLIQAFIGHRLPINEGPAGLWWGIFVVYAGMVSIAYPTARDALQALQSGMLVSGVLFIILAISGLITKMKNLFTPSVTFTYLMLLTLQLSGTFLKGMVGVDSVGDKIDGLLFLGSFAVLLVTFMTMNNKFSWVSRYSVLLSIGFGWILFLLIGKADSVKLEVGQWISFPDLFVYGKPVWDSGMFITAGFITLLLIANMMASIRVMESLLKQSFSITPPDRMKQGAIASGINHLFAGFFSAIGPVPISGAAGFVGATRMATLIPFITGSVLVVLITLIPSIMSVFAVLPAPVAYAVTFAIFTKMVEMAFRELAAEPKQERAYKVTAVGLMIGIGIMFIPQESMSDLPNALAAVLSNGLIIGTIIAIIMEQFYLWNERSRV
- the mnmH gene encoding tRNA 2-selenouridine(34) synthase MnmH — protein: MIRDISLQDLFSSMEREPHTIIDVRSPSEFSEATIPGSINIPVFTDEERAEIGTLYKQVSKEAANERGLEIFAAKLPSFIRQFKMIDTPKTVFCWRGGMRSKTAATVLDLMGIQANRLSGGIRTYRQWVVKELEKEVFTPKLIVLNGYTGSGKTVLLKRLADEGHPSINLEQLAGHRGSIFGQIGLVPNNQKKFDSLLIHELLKVKEEAFVYIEGESKRIGKVLIPSFLFNKKENGIHVFINLPLEQRVTNILADYNPWEVGEKFVEAFNLIKRRIHVPIAKEIEENLDEGKFKAAVTLLLEYYYDPRYEHSTTKHPYENDFVIYADSIDDAYEQLLQLNHSIEVMKSK
- the selD gene encoding selenide, water dikinase SelD, translating into MNSVKLTSLTSKGGCGCKIGPADLSQVLQSLPPAAFDPNLLVGLDTSDDAGVYKLTDDIAIVQTLNFFTPIVDNPYDFGQIAATNAISDVYAMGGKPITALNIVAFPISKLDKNILTDILRGAGDKLREAGVTLVGGHSIDDQEPKFGLAVTGAVHPDHIRTNAGAKAGDKLVLTKPIGVGIYTTSLKHGALSVEEITQVTSIMTTLNKTAAEVMSAYEVHGATDVTGFGLLGHATEMAKASNAGIRIFYEQVPVLPRTKELAEEGRIPGGTKSNYAHVADSVTYSEKLDQLDRYILCDAVTSGGLLIAVSANEADQLVDEMTANGVNATIIGEVTGEHPGKITVE